One region of Palaemon carinicauda isolate YSFRI2023 chromosome 40, ASM3689809v2, whole genome shotgun sequence genomic DNA includes:
- the LOC137631729 gene encoding mu-type opioid receptor-like, protein MNYGNYTCPEGSTYCNGTDHYWHERVHPAMIFQASVMGAAAVIGLLCNTIIIIVIAGHSAFHTVPNLYVLNRALADILTILTTPLGIITIAKGTYIFGPIVCKLSSAVLQTSIMASAAFFTFMCIDCYLCGREHCHPPLFRLTVLKVVSGITWGGGTFLAVPMYLSTRHNEFGLKTVCLEGPLYHHEFNMVRITAIFIVFVVPLVLIWVFISLTHPPKGSSVATSEELERDAYTSRNKQLRRLVVALAVVFTTCQFPYWLSQISFTMGNPRFIALYMFYAMVSFIEVNVALNAIICIIFNQDLKHTILFCIPKYPEHPRVMVQMTPI, encoded by the coding sequence ATGAACTACGGAAACTACACTTGTCCTGAGGGATCTACGTACTGCAATGGCACTGACCACTACTGGCACGAGAGGGTTCACCCTGCGATGATATTTCAAGCCTCAGTGATGGGAGCGGCGGCTGTTATAGGTTTACTCTgtaatactatcattatcatcgtcattgcGGGACATTCCGCTTTCCACACAGTTCCGAACCTTTACGTGCTAAACCGAGCTCTCGCAGATATTCTCACAATTCTCACGACACCTTTGGGGATCATAACCATAGCCAAAGGTACGTACATATTCGGCCCGATTGTGTGCAAACTGTCAAGCGCTGTTTTGCAGACATCAATCATGGCCAGCGCCGCTTTCTTCACCTTCATGTGCATTGACTGCTACTTGTGCGGAAGGGAGCACTGTCATCCCCCTCTCTTCAGATTGACTGTCCTGAAAGTAGTTTCCGGAATCACTTGGGGCGGGGGAACTTTTCTGGCGGTTCCCATGTACCTATCGACTCGCCATAACGAATTCGGACTGAAAACCGTCTGTTTGGAAGGCCCTCTCTATCACCACGAATTCAACATGGTGAGGATAACAGCAATATTCATCGTCTTCGTCGTTCCACTGGTCCTCATTTGGGTATTTATCAGCCTCACCCATCCACCAAAGGGATCCAGCGTAGCCACATCTGAAGAACTGGAAAGGGACGCTTATACATCAAGGAATAAACAGCTTCGTCGACTCGTCGTAGCTTTGGCAGTGGTCTTCACTACTTGCCAGTTCCCTTACTGGTTAAGCCAGATTTCCTTCACCATGGGTAACCCACGTTTCATCGCTTTGTATATGTTCTATGCTATGGTATCCTTCATTGAAGTCAACGTCGCTCTCAATGCAATAATTTGCATAATCTTCAATCAAGATCTGAAA